The following coding sequences are from one Triticum aestivum cultivar Chinese Spring chromosome 5A, IWGSC CS RefSeq v2.1, whole genome shotgun sequence window:
- the LOC123108402 gene encoding uncharacterized protein isoform X2 has protein sequence MGSSFKSEWGPAICMVLIELFTTGQLLLTKVVVDAGLMVFALLTYRFFLGAALVVPLALILEPGRLKELTLKAFIWIFTSALVGFTIPGFAYIGLGDTSPGYAVNFYNIIPIAAFILAVLFRHEEPGGEHQGRRNPSLRWRNAGDQPVQGQGAAPLAHKYHRLPPKASRSCFWSPPCAWNHLAHHQQPQPRRLVHSTGSDAKSVPIQVLVHCRYMLRGEHPNGCRGGCHEQREGNMGAQMEHELAHHCVLGNTQHCCQICDDFMGRHAAWANLSGHVLCRDGVLHYYSRLVASRQ, from the exons ATGGGGTCGTCGTTTAAGTCGGAGTGGGGGCCGGCGATCTGCATGGTGCTCATCGAGCTGTTCACCACGGGGCAGCTGCTGCTCACCAAGGTGGTGGTCGACGCTGGCCTCATGGTCTTCGCCCTCCTCACCTACCGCTTCTTCCTCGGTGCCGCCCTCGTTGTCCCTCTCGCCCTCATCCTTGAGCC AGGGAGGTTGAAGGAGCTTACACTGAAGGCGTTCATATGGATTTTCACCAGTGCACTTGTGGG ATTCACAATTCCTGGTTTCGCCTACATTGGCCTCGGAGACACATCGCCAGGATACGCAGTAAACTTCTATAACATCATACCGATTGCCGCCTTCATCCTCGCGGTCCTTTTCAG ACATGAGGAGCCTGGTGGGGAACATCAAGGTCGTCGGAACCCTAGTCTGCGTTGGAGGAACGCTGGTGATCAGCCTGTACAAGGGCAAGGTGCTGCACCTTTGGCCCACAAATATCATCGGCTACCACCCAAAGCAAGCCGGAGCTGCTTTTGGTCACCACCATGTGCGTGGAACCATCTTGCTCATCACCAGCAGCCTCAGCCTCGCCGTCTGGTACACAGTACAG GCTCAGATGCTAAAAGTGTTCCCATACAAGTACTGGTCCACTGTCGCTACATGCTTCGTGGGGAGCATCCAAACGGCTGTCGTGGGGGTTGCCATGAACAGAGAGAAGGCAACATGGGCGCTCAAATGGAACATGAGCTTGCTCACCATTGTGTACTCG GCAATACTCAACACTGCTGCCAAATTTGTGATGATTTCATGGGTCGTCATGCAGCATGGGCCAACCTATCCGGCCATGTTTTGTGCCGTGACGGTGTTCTTCACTACTATTCTCGACTCGTTGCTTCTCGGCAATGA
- the LOC123108402 gene encoding uncharacterized protein isoform X3, whose amino-acid sequence MGSSFKSEWGPAICMVLIELFTTGQLLLTKVVVDAGLMVFALLTYRFFLGAALVVPLALILEPALVGFTIPGFAYIGLGDTSPGYAVNFYNIIPIAAFILAVLFRHEEPGGEHQGRRNPSLRWRNAGDQPVQGQGAAPLAHKYHRLPPKASRSCFWSPPCAWNHLAHHQQPQPRRLVHSTGSDAKSVPIQVLVHCRYMLRGEHPNGCRGGCHEQREGNMGAQMEHELAHHCVLGNTQHCCQICDDFMGRHAAWANLSGHVLCRDGVLHYYSRLVASRQ is encoded by the exons ATGGGGTCGTCGTTTAAGTCGGAGTGGGGGCCGGCGATCTGCATGGTGCTCATCGAGCTGTTCACCACGGGGCAGCTGCTGCTCACCAAGGTGGTGGTCGACGCTGGCCTCATGGTCTTCGCCCTCCTCACCTACCGCTTCTTCCTCGGTGCCGCCCTCGTTGTCCCTCTCGCCCTCATCCTTGAGCC TGCACTTGTGGG ATTCACAATTCCTGGTTTCGCCTACATTGGCCTCGGAGACACATCGCCAGGATACGCAGTAAACTTCTATAACATCATACCGATTGCCGCCTTCATCCTCGCGGTCCTTTTCAG ACATGAGGAGCCTGGTGGGGAACATCAAGGTCGTCGGAACCCTAGTCTGCGTTGGAGGAACGCTGGTGATCAGCCTGTACAAGGGCAAGGTGCTGCACCTTTGGCCCACAAATATCATCGGCTACCACCCAAAGCAAGCCGGAGCTGCTTTTGGTCACCACCATGTGCGTGGAACCATCTTGCTCATCACCAGCAGCCTCAGCCTCGCCGTCTGGTACACAGTACAG GCTCAGATGCTAAAAGTGTTCCCATACAAGTACTGGTCCACTGTCGCTACATGCTTCGTGGGGAGCATCCAAACGGCTGTCGTGGGGGTTGCCATGAACAGAGAGAAGGCAACATGGGCGCTCAAATGGAACATGAGCTTGCTCACCATTGTGTACTCG GCAATACTCAACACTGCTGCCAAATTTGTGATGATTTCATGGGTCGTCATGCAGCATGGGCCAACCTATCCGGCCATGTTTTGTGCCGTGACGGTGTTCTTCACTACTATTCTCGACTCGTTGCTTCTCGGCAATGA
- the LOC123108402 gene encoding WAT1-related protein At5g64700-like isoform X1: MRSLVGNIKVVGTLVCVGGTLVISLYKGKVLHLWPTNIIGYHPKQAGAAFGHHHVRGTILLITSSLSLAVWYTVQAQMLKVFPYKYWSTVATCFVGSIQTAVVGVAMNREKATWALKWNMSLLTIVYSAILNTAAKFVMISWVVMQHGPTYPAMFCAVTVFFTTILDSLLLGNDMSVGSVLGMFMILAGLYLFLSGKRKESVPPSEENPKEQMLFQSGDKNDKSVANV; this comes from the exons ATGAGGAGCCTGGTGGGGAACATCAAGGTCGTCGGAACCCTAGTCTGCGTTGGAGGAACGCTGGTGATCAGCCTGTACAAGGGCAAGGTGCTGCACCTTTGGCCCACAAATATCATCGGCTACCACCCAAAGCAAGCCGGAGCTGCTTTTGGTCACCACCATGTGCGTGGAACCATCTTGCTCATCACCAGCAGCCTCAGCCTCGCCGTCTGGTACACAGTACAG GCTCAGATGCTAAAAGTGTTCCCATACAAGTACTGGTCCACTGTCGCTACATGCTTCGTGGGGAGCATCCAAACGGCTGTCGTGGGGGTTGCCATGAACAGAGAGAAGGCAACATGGGCGCTCAAATGGAACATGAGCTTGCTCACCATTGTGTACTCG GCAATACTCAACACTGCTGCCAAATTTGTGATGATTTCATGGGTCGTCATGCAGCATGGGCCAACCTATCCGGCCATGTTTTGTGCCGTGACGGTGTTCTTCACTACTATTCTCGACTCGTTGCTTCTCGGCAATGATATGTCCGTTGGGAG TGTTCTAGGCATGTTCATGATTCTAGCTGGGCTCTATCTTTTCCTTTCGGGAAAGAGAAAAGAATCGGTACCTCCGAGTGAAGAAAATCCAAAGGAACAAATGTTGTTTCAGAGTGGAGACAAGAATGATAAATCAGTAGCTAATGTATGA